From a single Fusobacterium ulcerans ATCC 49185 genomic region:
- a CDS encoding DUF2023 family protein translates to MEVFIHHIYEYQKGIRNLILHTTDKSNIEIIKEKLNAENIDYIIYPLGKQRINVFFGAKECVAVIKNINKLSLTAYTPEEDFILGIMLGYDRRKQCERFLKFKEKAISA, encoded by the coding sequence ATGGAAGTTTTTATACATCATATATATGAATATCAAAAAGGAATCAGAAACCTTATATTACATACTACTGATAAAAGTAATATAGAAATTATAAAAGAAAAATTAAATGCTGAAAACATAGATTATATAATATATCCTTTAGGAAAGCAAAGAATAAATGTATTCTTTGGAGCAAAGGAATGTGTAGCAGTAATAAAAAACATAAATAAACTTTCTTTAACAGCTTATACTCCAGAAGAAGATTTTATACTTGGAATAATGCTTGGATATGATAGAAGAAAACAATGTGAAAGATTTTTAAAGTTTAAAGAAAAAGCTATTAGTGCATAA